CGTACAGACAATAAAATGGCCTACATGGCTTACCCTCGATTACTCAGTGTTGCAGAGCGTGCATGGCATAAAGCTGATTGGGAGACAAATTATCAAAAAGATCGCCAATTCCAACAAGGTGAAACCCATTATGTTGATCAGCAAAAACTTTTCAACGATTGGAATCAATTTGCCAATTTGATCGGTCAACGTGAATTAGCTAAATTAGATGCTGCCTCAATTAACTATCGTCTACCAGTTCCAGGTGCGAAGATTGAAAATGGTAAATTGATAGCGAATATTGTTTTTCCTGGTTTAAGTATTGAATATTCAATTGATAAAGGTAATCAGTGGCAACGTTACCAAGGACCTACTGCCATTAAGAAAGGAGAAAATGTCTTTATTCGTAGTGTTTCGCCAAATAAACAAAGGACTAGTCGCATTGAAATTGTGAAATAAATTAATCTTAATCACTATTCTTATCCGTTATTTAACGGATAAGAATAAAACTAAAAAATAAGTAGTTTATAAAATAAAATAGCTTAAATAATGTAATTACATCTATTAATGAAGCGTTTCTATATTATCAACTTCATTAAAATCATCACTACCATCTTCAAAATAGGTTCCCCAACCATCATAGTTGACACCGAATTGGTTAGTTAATGTGATTATTTCCGCTATTTGGGCATTAATTAATTCTGCATTAAGTGGACTCTCAACCACAATATCAAAACCGATAACAACATTTCCATTATCATCTACATCTTCGTCAGGATCGGTAGCCTCATAACCTAATTTATAAGCTTCAACGGCTACTTTTTCTAGCTGATCAAAGTTTTGTGATGAGATATGATGTTCAATAATATAAAGCGCATGAGGATCACTACCATCTTCCAATAGTTCTTCAATAATAACGTTAGTATCTTGTTGAGCAAGCTTAATTTGATCTTTCATAATTTACCTTTTAGTGGTCATGCAATTTGTGTGGTATATTACACGTTTAAAAATAATTTTCGAGAAAAAAAGTGATCGTTGATTTACATTCGCATACAACTGCGTCAGATGGCATTCTGACACCTAGTGAACTGGTCAAAAGAGCAGCTGATAATCAAATCAGTATGTTAGCAATTACCGATCACGATACTATCAAAGGTCTACCAGAGGCCAAAAACACAATAGAACGTGATAATTTACCCGTTAAATTAATTTATGGCGTTGAAGTGTCAACAATTTGGAAGAATAATGAAATTCATATTGTTGGATTAAATATCGATATTGAAAATTCACTATTACTTGAATTATTATCAGCCCAAGAACAAGGTCGAATAGATAGAGCAATTAGCATTGATCAAAAATTGGCGAAAGTTAGTATTGATAATGCGTATCAACAAGCACAACAATTTTCAAAAGGTGATATTGTATCACGCTCCCATTTTGCACGTTTTTTAGTAGCCAATGGTTATGTTAAAGATGTTAAACAAGCATTTAAAAAATATTTAGGCAAAAGTGGTTATGCTTATGTGCCTGCAAAGTGTTGTAGTATTGGTAATGCGGTCAATGCCATTCACGCAGCAGGCGGGCAAGCAGTACTTGCTCATCCTAGCCGTTATGATTTAACTTTAACTAAATTAAAAACATTAATTGGTGAATTTAAAGAATATGGCGGTGATGCGATAGAAGTATCTCAAAGCCGACAAACGCAAGATGATTTACAGCGATTGGCGAAATTAGCTAATGAATTTGGATTATTGGCATCTCAAGGTTCCGATTTTCATGATTTGGTTAATTACCTTGATTTAGGTAAAACCACACCTTTACCAGCCAGTGTGACACCTATCTGGCATGATTGGAATGAGTAAATTTAAAAACAGAACTTAACGATAACACTAATATAGAAGAAAACTATGAGCCAAACTTTTTATATTCACCCAGATAATCCACAAACGAGATTATTAGATCAAGTTGTCAAAATTTTAAATGATGGTGGCGTTATCGCCTTTCCGACAGATTCAGGTTATTCACTAGGTTGCTTGCTTGATAACAAGTATGGGGTTGATCGTATTTGCCAAATTCGCCAGCTTGATAAATATCACAACTTTACCTTAATGTGTCGCGATCTTTCGGAACTTTCATCTTATGCTTTTGTTGACAACACAACTTTCCGACTATTAAAAAATAATACACCTGGTAAATATGTCTTTATTTTGCAAGCCAGCAAAGAAGTTCCACGTCGATTAATGAATGAAAAACGTAAAACCATTGGTTTACGTATTCCTGATAATAAAATTGATTTAACATTACTTGAATTGTTAGGGCAACCATTAATGACAACCACATTAATTTTACCTAATGAGGATGAAGCCCAATCTGATCCGGAAGAGATAGAAGATAAAATTGGTCATCAGCTTGATGCTATTGTGCATGGTGGATACATTGGTCCGCAACCTACAACAGTAATTGATTTAACTAATGACTATCCAGATATTGTTCGTCAAGGTAGTGGTGATATAAGCCCATTTGTTTAAAGTAAAGATCAGTACAGATAATGACATATAAACCTATTAGTTCGTTGACTTTGGTTGGTGGATCTTTTATTGGTTAACTGTTCTTGTAGTTTCCAAATAAGTTCATTTTACTTACCAAACGGATTCTACAATAGTTTATATTACGAAATATAAAATTGAATTTTCACATTGCTCTACATAACTTTAGATGTGTCGTATTTATTATCCTATTGTTACTTTTACCGATATAGAAGGTAAAAAGAGAGTTTTTACTTCAACATTTGGATATAGTCTTAAAGTTTATTATTTAGTTCAACAAGTGAGAATTCTTTATAATACAAGTATGCTAAAATATCTGAATTTATGGTGCTTTGAGCTTCTATAGTTTTTAACGTTTTTTGTAGATTTTATTTGGGCTAATTGGATTTTGTTTTTCTTACTAACATGAAAAATATACAAAAAACTAAAATTAAACGTTTAACAATAAACGGCACAAAC
The sequence above is drawn from the Gilliamella apicola genome and encodes:
- a CDS encoding L-threonylcarbamoyladenylate synthase; the encoded protein is MSQTFYIHPDNPQTRLLDQVVKILNDGGVIAFPTDSGYSLGCLLDNKYGVDRICQIRQLDKYHNFTLMCRDLSELSSYAFVDNTTFRLLKNNTPGKYVFILQASKEVPRRLMNEKRKTIGLRIPDNKIDLTLLELLGQPLMTTTLILPNEDEAQSDPEEIEDKIGHQLDAIVHGGYIGPQPTTVIDLTNDYPDIVRQGSGDISPFV
- the rnm gene encoding RNase RNM, translating into MIVDLHSHTTASDGILTPSELVKRAADNQISMLAITDHDTIKGLPEAKNTIERDNLPVKLIYGVEVSTIWKNNEIHIVGLNIDIENSLLLELLSAQEQGRIDRAISIDQKLAKVSIDNAYQQAQQFSKGDIVSRSHFARFLVANGYVKDVKQAFKKYLGKSGYAYVPAKCCSIGNAVNAIHAAGGQAVLAHPSRYDLTLTKLKTLIGEFKEYGGDAIEVSQSRQTQDDLQRLAKLANEFGLLASQGSDFHDLVNYLDLGKTTPLPASVTPIWHDWNE
- the rraB gene encoding ribonuclease E inhibitor RraB, with the translated sequence MKDQIKLAQQDTNVIIEELLEDGSDPHALYIIEHHISSQNFDQLEKVAVEAYKLGYEATDPDEDVDDNGNVVIGFDIVVESPLNAELINAQIAEIITLTNQFGVNYDGWGTYFEDGSDDFNEVDNIETLH